In Acaryochloris marina S15, a single genomic region encodes these proteins:
- a CDS encoding methyltransferase domain-containing protein encodes MKKKTTIDNIFFEASSRLKSNIVDQIRRLKFNEVIYWEKRYSNGGNSGIGSYDKLARYKAGVINSFIEKNNIQTVIEFGCGDGNQLSLYKTPSYIGLDISSRAISLCRDKFEKDPTKNFIKYNDRLSNLDLQKAELTLSIDVIFHITKTKNLNKYLNNLFDYSKKFVLIYSTNFNKKHKSIHQVDRKFSEYIENQITNFSLINVINNPHKGKETMSDFYIYKRH; translated from the coding sequence ATGAAAAAAAAAACAACCATTGACAATATTTTTTTTGAGGCCAGTTCCAGATTAAAATCCAATATAGTTGATCAAATTCGCCGATTAAAATTCAATGAGGTCATATATTGGGAAAAAAGATATTCTAATGGAGGTAACTCCGGCATTGGATCCTATGACAAGCTTGCTCGCTACAAAGCAGGTGTCATTAATTCATTTATAGAAAAAAATAATATTCAAACCGTAATTGAATTTGGATGTGGTGATGGAAATCAACTCAGTTTGTATAAAACACCTAGTTATATTGGGCTTGATATTTCTTCTCGAGCTATCAGTTTATGCCGGGATAAATTCGAAAAAGATCCTACAAAAAACTTTATAAAGTACAACGATAGATTATCTAACCTGGATCTTCAAAAAGCTGAACTTACACTATCAATTGACGTTATATTCCATATCACAAAAACAAAAAATTTAAATAAGTACTTAAATAACTTATTTGATTATTCAAAAAAATTTGTGTTAATATATTCTACGAACTTTAACAAAAAGCACAAGTCAATACATCAAGTTGACAGAAAATTTTCTGAGTATATTGAAAATCAAATCACTAACTTCTCTCTTATCAATGTAATTAATAATCCTCACAAAGGCAAAGAAACTATGTCTGATTTCTATATATATAAGAGACATTAA
- a CDS encoding glycosyltransferase: MSTPVLSICIPAYNRPKWFSRALASILTTPETQQAQIEIVVSDDSTIAECGQISHQSLSGWQGPWQYQVNSPSLGMAQNWNRCIQMAKGKYILILHDDDYLETGAIANILETVQAHPQTSAFLFGVNVVTAKEHVRKKQQFSKMEYLDRRAALQQLLLNSSFVRFPGIVLQRDVFQQVGYFDEKVGGIADIHLWIRIFNAYGVCCVPITTANYTVHADALTMNMFNESVVNQLLSLFDWIEAEQWLDLELLEFCKTNYFHQFILAGSIRYLRIGNFKNTRKTLSLFNTVQLNSQKAVFKWKLLRFLLISFFRPKTSCI; encoded by the coding sequence ATGTCAACCCCTGTTTTGAGTATTTGCATTCCGGCGTACAATCGGCCCAAATGGTTTTCTAGGGCACTAGCATCAATTCTTACAACACCTGAAACTCAGCAAGCTCAAATCGAAATTGTTGTTTCGGATGATTCCACTATTGCTGAGTGTGGTCAAATTTCCCATCAGTCACTCTCAGGCTGGCAAGGGCCTTGGCAGTATCAAGTTAATTCTCCCAGCTTAGGCATGGCCCAAAACTGGAACCGCTGCATCCAAATGGCGAAAGGAAAGTATATTCTGATCCTCCACGATGATGACTATTTAGAGACAGGGGCCATCGCTAATATTCTGGAAACGGTACAAGCGCATCCTCAAACATCGGCTTTTCTATTTGGAGTGAACGTCGTAACGGCTAAAGAACATGTGCGGAAGAAACAACAGTTTTCAAAGATGGAATATCTAGACCGAAGGGCTGCACTTCAGCAATTGCTACTTAATTCTTCTTTTGTAAGATTTCCAGGGATCGTATTACAGCGTGATGTCTTTCAACAAGTCGGCTATTTTGATGAAAAGGTAGGTGGAATAGCTGATATTCATCTTTGGATTCGCATTTTCAATGCGTATGGCGTGTGTTGTGTCCCTATCACAACCGCGAATTACACAGTTCATGCTGATGCACTGACTATGAACATGTTCAATGAGTCAGTTGTGAACCAACTGTTGTCATTATTCGATTGGATAGAGGCTGAACAGTGGTTAGATCTAGAATTGCTTGAATTTTGCAAGACTAATTACTTTCATCAATTTATCCTTGCAGGTTCAATTCGTTATTTAAGAATAGGAAATTTTAAGAATACGAGAAAAACTCTTTCTCTGTTTAATACAGTACAATTAAACTCACAAAAAGCAGTGTTTAAATGGAAGCTTCTAAGATTCCTGTTAATCAGTTTTTTTAGACCAAAAACTTCATGTATTTGA
- a CDS encoding flippase, whose amino-acid sequence MSNGQNSRVEGQKNLSRSILQTLGRQILVIALGLGTIVFLARILGPEGRGQYAMTLLLSTSLAKFLNLGIAPANVYFLGQKRISISVAFATCLQLWWKLSLIGTLIGILIIYFKANTWFPSTSQFLLYFALLIFPVSLLQAYLISLFQGIQDFKNYNKFLLASPIVTFIVAIILVKFANLGVFGALSASAIGTLIGLLICLSALKVYFFADTFCHDKKYERKCLSYGWKAHLSNILAFVNYKADIFMVNLLLSSSDVGTYVIAVSLVERLWLLSSAVSTVTLPRLAALHQNEIARKTLTPIIARLVFFSTLMGALLLAIFSQKLVFILFGPEFSGASDAILWLIPGIVVLSLARALANDIAARGYPELNMYVSIIVVVVNILSNSFLIPKMGLSGAALATSISYISTCILIMFLYSRLSKNHWWEPIAIQKQDFKIILRLKKAI is encoded by the coding sequence TTGAGTAATGGTCAAAATAGCCGAGTAGAGGGTCAGAAAAACCTTAGTCGTAGCATTTTACAAACATTAGGGCGACAAATACTTGTTATTGCTTTAGGGCTTGGCACTATAGTGTTTTTAGCTAGGATATTAGGCCCAGAAGGGAGAGGCCAATATGCTATGACGCTTTTATTATCTACATCTTTAGCAAAGTTTCTGAACCTAGGAATCGCTCCTGCAAATGTATATTTTTTAGGCCAAAAGAGAATTTCAATTAGCGTAGCTTTTGCAACTTGTCTTCAGTTATGGTGGAAACTTAGTCTTATTGGTACTTTGATAGGTATCTTAATTATATATTTTAAAGCAAATACTTGGTTCCCCAGCACCTCTCAGTTTTTACTGTATTTTGCATTACTTATTTTTCCAGTTTCACTTCTCCAGGCTTATCTAATTAGTCTTTTTCAAGGTATTCAAGATTTTAAAAATTACAACAAATTTCTCTTGGCTTCCCCAATTGTTACTTTTATTGTTGCAATTATTCTAGTTAAGTTTGCTAACCTTGGGGTGTTTGGAGCTTTGAGTGCTTCAGCTATTGGAACCTTAATAGGTTTATTAATTTGTTTATCAGCACTTAAAGTCTATTTTTTCGCGGATACATTCTGCCACGATAAAAAATATGAAAGAAAATGTCTGAGCTATGGTTGGAAAGCTCATTTAAGTAATATCTTGGCTTTCGTCAATTACAAAGCGGATATTTTTATGGTTAATTTGTTACTTTCCTCTTCAGATGTAGGAACCTATGTTATTGCAGTTAGTTTAGTTGAAAGATTATGGCTATTATCAAGTGCGGTAAGTACCGTTACTCTTCCTCGTCTAGCTGCTTTACATCAAAACGAAATAGCTCGTAAAACACTTACACCAATTATTGCTCGCTTAGTATTTTTTTCAACACTAATGGGAGCGTTATTGTTAGCGATTTTTTCTCAAAAACTAGTTTTCATTCTTTTTGGTCCAGAATTCAGTGGAGCTTCAGATGCCATCCTTTGGCTTATTCCAGGTATTGTAGTTCTTAGTCTCGCTCGGGCCTTGGCTAACGATATTGCAGCAAGGGGATATCCAGAATTAAATATGTATGTAAGTATTATTGTTGTTGTTGTTAATATATTGTCGAATTCCTTTCTAATTCCTAAAATGGGTCTCTCTGGCGCAGCATTGGCTACAAGCATCTCATATATTTCAACATGCATACTAATTATGTTTTTATACTCTAGATTAAGTAAGAATCACTGGTGGGAGCCAATTGCTATTCAGAAGCAAGATTTTAAAATTATATTGAGACTTAAAAAAGCAATTTAG
- a CDS encoding nucleotide sugar dehydrogenase, with protein sequence MESFENFNHFSRLQDSILNHTAKVCVIGLGYVGLPFAVEKAKAGFDVVGIEQNPARAGQVNQSDSYIDDVSSAELGAAVSASKLRASTDFDEIQNANVIVICVPTPLTKNLTPDLSYIESVTTEISHRLQPGQLIALESTTYPGTTDEVMRPILEENSGLIQGKDFFLAHSPERVDPGNKRYTTQNTNKVVGASDTQSLKVALCFYQQTIQHVVPVSSAKAAELVKVFENTFRAVNIALVNELALLCDRIDLDVWEVLDAANTKPFGIMPFYPGPGVGGHCIPIDPHYLEWKAKEVNFNTRFIALAGEINRQMPSFVRSKAFRVLNQLGIAPSKAQVLVLGATYKKDLADWRESPAIEVMAALKRDQVNLSYHDPYIPEIQVDKKTLNSIELTSQALAQADLVIIATDHSCIDFLQVIQYSKAVLDTRGITRKIDCGQSKITLL encoded by the coding sequence ATGGAGAGTTTTGAGAACTTCAACCACTTCTCCCGACTTCAAGATAGCATTCTCAATCACACTGCAAAAGTATGTGTAATTGGTTTAGGTTATGTTGGACTCCCGTTTGCTGTAGAGAAAGCTAAAGCAGGATTCGATGTTGTTGGCATTGAACAGAATCCAGCAAGAGCGGGCCAGGTAAATCAATCGGACAGCTATATTGATGATGTCAGTTCTGCTGAACTTGGGGCTGCAGTTAGTGCTAGTAAGCTAAGGGCTTCAACTGACTTTGATGAGATCCAGAATGCAAATGTAATCGTCATCTGTGTCCCTACTCCATTAACGAAAAATCTAACTCCCGATTTAAGTTATATCGAAAGTGTCACCACAGAGATTTCACATCGGTTACAACCTGGGCAATTAATTGCATTGGAGTCTACAACGTATCCAGGCACAACAGATGAGGTTATGCGACCTATTCTGGAAGAGAATAGTGGCTTAATTCAGGGAAAAGATTTCTTCCTAGCTCACTCTCCTGAACGGGTAGATCCTGGTAATAAGCGTTATACCACTCAGAATACAAATAAAGTTGTGGGTGCATCTGATACCCAGTCCTTGAAAGTAGCGCTGTGTTTCTATCAACAAACGATTCAACATGTGGTTCCGGTTAGCAGTGCAAAGGCTGCAGAATTGGTAAAAGTGTTTGAAAATACTTTTCGTGCAGTTAATATTGCCCTGGTGAATGAGTTGGCATTGTTATGCGATCGCATTGACTTAGATGTATGGGAAGTGCTAGATGCCGCTAATACTAAACCTTTTGGGATTATGCCCTTCTACCCTGGCCCAGGAGTAGGTGGGCACTGTATTCCGATTGATCCACATTATTTAGAGTGGAAAGCAAAAGAAGTCAACTTTAATACCCGCTTTATTGCTTTGGCAGGTGAGATTAATCGCCAAATGCCCTCTTTCGTAAGGAGCAAGGCGTTTAGAGTACTAAATCAGTTGGGAATAGCACCTTCTAAAGCCCAAGTTCTAGTTCTAGGAGCTACTTACAAAAAGGACTTGGCAGATTGGAGAGAGTCGCCTGCGATCGAGGTGATGGCAGCCTTAAAGAGAGATCAGGTTAACCTGTCCTATCATGATCCTTACATTCCAGAAATTCAAGTGGATAAAAAAACTCTAAACAGTATTGAGTTGACTTCACAAGCCCTAGCTCAGGCAGATTTAGTCATCATTGCAACAGATCATAGTTGCATCGATTTTCTTCAAGTAATTCAATATTCAAAAGCAGTATTAGATACCCGTGGAATCACCAGGAAAATTGACTGCGGCCAAAGTAAAATAACCTTATTATGA
- a CDS encoding glycosyltransferase: protein MRKVLILPSWYPNKDNFVRGIFFREQALALKRHRFQVSIIPPPYLYHPRVFIKKFGKLRSGISLEEDNGMPVYQWYGLNWIPRSHKFNLMIILRAGMKMFGEYILAFGKPDLIHVHSAFPYGILALMIKDQYKVPFVVTEHSSAIATGILQDWKKELISKVYFAADELISVSPYLGNLLKIQYQNVFKDWTYIPNIVDHKFNLRESSASLKSGPNDVFRFLNIGSLTKNKGQSDLIHAFARGFKGNTNAELRIGGIGPLQESLETLISNLNVKDQVTFLGQLTREQVLHEMQHANTIVLSSHFETFGVVLIEALACGKCVVATTCGGPECIVNSRNGLLIPVKEPNKLEKAMKQIYETYSSYSPSEIRKECLAHFGEKVVIDQISDVYNTVLSR, encoded by the coding sequence ATGAGAAAAGTTCTAATTCTACCATCTTGGTATCCGAATAAAGATAACTTTGTGAGAGGGATATTTTTTCGTGAGCAAGCTTTAGCCCTTAAAAGACATAGATTTCAAGTCAGCATCATTCCCCCTCCATACTTGTATCATCCAAGAGTTTTTATTAAGAAATTTGGAAAATTAAGAAGTGGGATCTCACTCGAAGAAGATAACGGAATGCCAGTTTACCAATGGTATGGCTTAAACTGGATTCCTCGTTCACATAAATTCAATTTAATGATTATTCTTCGAGCAGGCATGAAAATGTTTGGAGAATATATCTTAGCATTCGGTAAACCTGACTTAATCCACGTTCATTCAGCATTCCCATATGGGATCCTAGCTTTAATGATAAAGGATCAGTACAAAGTTCCTTTTGTAGTTACAGAACATAGCTCAGCAATTGCTACTGGAATTCTTCAAGACTGGAAAAAAGAACTTATTTCGAAAGTATACTTCGCGGCAGATGAACTAATTTCTGTAAGTCCATACTTAGGAAATTTATTAAAAATACAATATCAAAATGTATTTAAAGACTGGACTTACATTCCAAATATTGTTGATCATAAATTCAATTTAAGGGAATCATCTGCGAGTTTAAAATCTGGACCAAATGATGTCTTTCGATTTCTAAATATTGGTTCACTTACAAAGAACAAGGGACAGTCTGACCTAATACATGCTTTTGCCCGAGGATTTAAGGGAAATACTAATGCTGAACTCCGTATAGGTGGCATAGGTCCTTTACAGGAAAGCCTAGAGACATTGATTAGTAATTTGAATGTTAAAGATCAGGTCACTTTCTTGGGCCAATTAACTCGTGAGCAGGTTTTACACGAGATGCAACATGCAAATACTATTGTTCTTTCTAGTCATTTTGAAACATTCGGAGTAGTTCTAATTGAAGCTCTAGCATGTGGTAAGTGCGTGGTTGCTACTACCTGTGGAGGACCAGAATGCATAGTAAATAGCCGCAATGGTCTCCTTATTCCTGTAAAGGAACCTAACAAGTTAGAAAAAGCAATGAAACAGATCTATGAAACTTATTCAAGTTATAGTCCTTCAGAGATCAGAAAAGAATGTTTAGCGCATTTTGGAGAAAAAGTCGTTATTGATCAGATATCAGATGTCTACAATACTGTGTTAAGTCGGTGA
- a CDS encoding glycosyltransferase yields the protein MKGTYLSNIDPDNVQGYDVKISGQVSGFNKLNIDIDLICFTPNSDIICRESFIHVTPSLSTNILKHNVRNLVLRRIYLYFFTIRKLWQQSSDFLYLRHPRSDPLFILFLTLIRLLYGKITIFYEIPTYPYDHEYENTTKVKDKIVFFFDRMCRKQLKKYITRIVVVSFYQPIFDIPILSISNGINISETIELNRPPSLNKSIHIIGVGNIEFWHGFDRVISGLKNYYISSVKPEIDINFHIVSPYNKCIEELLSHSESSHLIDKIKYHGENYGDKLNKLYDQCHLAIGDLGCHRKGMEETAALKVREYAARGIPFVSSAKDPDFPNSFPYRLLLKADDTPINMSELVEFVLGIYEDTEHPKKIYDYAVNHLDWSIKLKKVIEAIPSSNT from the coding sequence ATGAAAGGTACTTATTTATCAAATATTGATCCTGATAATGTCCAAGGGTATGACGTAAAAATAAGTGGACAAGTAAGTGGTTTCAATAAACTAAATATAGATATAGATTTAATATGCTTTACTCCTAATTCGGACATCATATGTAGGGAAAGTTTTATTCATGTTACTCCATCATTGAGTACGAATATACTAAAACATAATGTCAGAAATTTAGTTCTTAGAAGGATCTATCTTTATTTTTTCACAATCAGAAAATTATGGCAGCAATCATCTGATTTCTTATACCTTAGACATCCTCGTTCTGATCCTTTATTCATCCTTTTTTTGACGTTGATTCGTTTGTTGTATGGCAAAATCACAATATTTTATGAAATACCGACTTATCCGTATGATCATGAGTATGAAAATACTACTAAAGTAAAAGATAAGATAGTATTTTTCTTTGATAGAATGTGCCGAAAACAACTTAAAAAGTATATCACTAGAATAGTTGTTGTTTCCTTCTATCAGCCAATTTTCGATATCCCTATATTAAGTATTTCAAACGGAATAAATATTTCAGAGACCATAGAATTAAATCGACCACCTTCTCTCAACAAATCAATTCATATTATTGGTGTTGGAAATATTGAGTTTTGGCATGGATTTGATCGAGTAATTAGTGGGCTTAAGAATTATTATATTAGTTCTGTTAAGCCAGAAATTGATATTAACTTTCATATTGTTAGTCCCTACAACAAATGTATAGAAGAACTATTATCGCATTCGGAGTCTTCTCATTTAATTGATAAAATTAAATACCATGGCGAAAATTATGGGGATAAGCTTAATAAACTTTATGATCAATGCCATCTTGCCATTGGCGATTTAGGCTGTCATAGAAAGGGTATGGAAGAAACTGCCGCTCTTAAGGTTCGTGAATATGCTGCTAGAGGTATACCTTTTGTAAGCAGTGCTAAGGATCCAGACTTCCCAAATTCATTCCCCTATAGACTTCTTCTAAAAGCTGATGATACTCCTATTAACATGTCTGAGCTAGTTGAATTTGTTTTGGGAATTTACGAAGATACCGAGCACCCAAAAAAAATTTATGATTATGCAGTAAATCACCTTGACTGGTCAATCAAGCTCAAAAAAGTGATTGAGGCTATTCCATCTTCAAATACATGA